A window of Perognathus longimembris pacificus isolate PPM17 chromosome 6, ASM2315922v1, whole genome shotgun sequence contains these coding sequences:
- the Cass4 gene encoding cas scaffolding protein family member 4: MSSMRKRIDTLVVHSWEFRPDSAEHTRAYTSVPYPGAIHTQTDPSPQILLARALYDNLPDCCDELAFSRGDILTVLEQNVPESEGWWKCLLHGRQGLAPANRLLVLPEGPPDRPCAPFPTALEEDDLPGSEGTYEVPTPRRPPLPGPVYEPMKSWVPATAQAYELPEPPSGARVVCEKTLSFPKQALFVLPRPTRASLSTLSSQVYDVPPQSRVHSTLKEPEKQPLYDIPTSPQKAALHAPVSHANGQSVALTAAPARGRTGCSTLPNPQKPQTCDKAALRQKNASLPDVSPYPSAAPRDSHPSAAGVHYKVPSSFLAPRVEQQNTTPNIYDIPKVAASALQAGREPPGHKASRLSGKTTSPSPEPHRLSVSSSDSSRASTMSSCSSASTDSSASSSSEPPKELPLDLDSDTAKETAITLQREVIGAATGLLLFVNRKWRSRDSLEANVHAIHRAADGVEESLRRFLDFAQGVGAAACSLTDSHLQARIQAQLQTISNSYQILLDAKGSLDSCKWSPDTLGMDKVQNSPDDLERFVMVARMVPEDVKRFASIVIANARLLFTQNWEKAEPVRLVPRAVPTHGTCTRLPHGEIELGQQKPFHRQKENQVSAGMGKRSGTAACGQGPSPLVPQPWSQQSPERKIRLSEHCRLYFGALFKAISVFTSSLNSSPAPEVFVAQSKLVIVVGQKLVDALCAETREKDVRNEVLCRSSRLCGLLRDLALATKRAVLQHPSPAALEHLRAGVRKLEDHAQHFRGTLE; the protein is encoded by the exons ATGTCCTCCATGAGGAAGCGGATAGATACGCTTGTGGTACACAGCTGGGAATTTCGACCTGACTCTGCGGAGCACACACGAGCGTACACGAGCGTGCCCTACCCTGGGGCTATCCACACTCAGA ccgacccctcaCCCCAGATACTGCTGGCCAGGGCACTTTATGACAACCTCCCTGACTGCTGCGACGAGCTGGCTTTCTCCAGAGGCGACATCCTGACGGTCCTGGAGCAGAATGTGCCGGAGAGCGAGGGCTGGTGGAAGTGTCTGCTCCACGGGAGGCAAGGCCTGGCCCCCGCCAACCGGCTCCTCGTCCTCCCGGAGGGCCCCCCCGACAGGCCCTGCGCCCCGTTCCCGACAGCCCTGGAGGAGGATGACCTCCCAGGTTCCGAGGGGACCTACGAGGTGCCCACCCCGCGCCGGCCGCCCCTGCCGGGCCCCGTGTATGAGCCCATGAAGAGCTGGGTGCCGGCCACCGCCCAAGCCTACGAGCTCCCCGAGCCGCCTTCCGGGGCCAGGGTCGTCTGTGAGAAGACGCTGAGCTTCCCCAAGCAG gcCCTCTTTGTGCTTCCTAGACCCACCAGGGCCTCGCTGTCAACTCTGTCTTCCCAGGTGTACGACGTGCCTCCCCAGAGCCGGGTCCACTCAACCCTGAAG GAGCCAGAGAAGCAGCCATTGTACGACATACCAACCAGTCCCCAGAAGGCAGCCCTCCACGCCCCCGTCAGCCATGCAAAT GGGCAGAGCGTCGCCCTGACAGCGGCCCCCGCCCGGGGAAGGACCGGCTGCAGCACGCTCCCGAACCCTCAGAAACCACAGACCTGCGACAAGGCAGCGCTCAGGCAGAAGAACGCCAGCCTTCCAGACGTTTCTCCCTACCCCTCGGCAGCACCCAGAGACTCGCACCCCTCCGCGGCGGGGGTCCACTACAAGGTGCCGTCCAGCTTCCTGGCGCCCCGAGTGGAGCAGCAGAACACCACGCCCAACATTTACGACATCCCTAAGGTCGCGGCAAGCGCGCTCCAGGCCGGACGTGAGCCCCCAGGCCACAAGGCATCCCGGCTCTCCGGGAAGACAACTTCCCCGTCCCCCGAGCCCCACCGGCTCTCCGTCTCCAGCTCGGACAGCAGCCGAGCGAGCACCATGTCCTCCTGCTCCTCCGCGTCCACCGACTCCTCCGCCAGCTCCTCTTCAGAGCCCCCCAAGGAGCTGCCCCTGGACCTGGATTCCGACACGGCCAAGGAGACAGCGATCACCCTGCAGCGGGAGGTGATCGGCGCTGCCACAGGCCTGCTGCTCTTCGTCAATAGGAAATGGAGGTCCAGAGACTCTCTGGAGGCCAACGTCCATGCCATCCACCGGGCCGCTGACGGCGTCGAGGAGTCTCTAAGGCGCTTTCTGGATTTTGCTCAAGGCGTGGGGGCAGCCGCCTGCAGCCTGACAGACAGTCATCTTCAGGCCAGAATCCAAGCTCAGCTGCAGACCATCTCCAACTCCTATCAGATCCTGCTGGACGCCAAGGGAAGCCTGGACAGCTGCAAGTGGTCTCCCGACACGCTCGGGATGGACAAAGTCCAGAACAGCCCCGATGACCTTGAGAGGTTCGTCATGGTGGCCCGAATGGTTCCAGAAGATGTCAAGAGGTTTGCCTCCATTGTCATTGCCAATGCCAGGCTCCTTTTCACTCAGAACTGGGAAAAAGCGGAGCCCGTGCGATTAGTCCCCAGGGCGGTGCCCACGCACGGAACGTGCACCCGGCTTCCTCACGGGGAAATCGAATTGGGCCAGCAGAAGCCTTTCCacagacaaaaggaaaaccaaGTCTCAGCGGGAATGGGGAAGAGAAGTGGGACGGCCGCCTGTGGACAG gGCCCTAGCCCTCTTGTGCCTCAACCTTGGAGTCAGCAGAGCCCGGAGAGGAAAATCCGCCTTTCCGAACACTGCCGGCTGTATTTCGGGGCTCTCTTCAAAGCCATCAGTGTATTTACCAGCAGCCTCAACAGCAGCCCGGCCCCCGAGGTCTTCGTGGCGCAGAGCAAGCTGGTGATCGTGGTGGGGCAGAAGCTGGTGGACGCGCTGTGCGCGGAGACCCGGGAGAAGGACGTGCGCAACGAGGTCCTCTGCAGAAGCAGCCGCCTCTGCGGGCTGCTCAGGGACCTGGCGCTGGCCACCAAGCGCGCCGTGCTCCAGCACCCCAGCCCAGCGGCCCTGGAGCACCTGCGGGCAGGGGTGCGGAAGCTGGAGGACCACGCGCAGCACTTCCGGGGGACGCTGGAATGA